The Chitinophaga pinensis DSM 2588 region ATGCGGTGAGCTATTGTGCGCGATGATTTCTTCCCGCATATTTTTAAATGTACGGATCTGGAATGGCAGATTGGCGTCTACGTCTTCGAGCTTTAACAGGGGGCAATATTCTGGATACTTCATAATGCAGTGGTTTTATGCCAACGTAATGGCCAATTGTATGCCTGAGTTGTTATTTATTGATATTCACATGGTTGCGTATTTTGGCTCGATATAAAAACACGATATTTCGTCATATCGCAGGCTTTCACGTGAATTCCTTTATTAGATTTCGTAAAATCAATTAAGAATTAAGAATTAAGAATTAAGAATTAAGAATTAAGAATTAAGAATTAAGAATTTTCATGGTAAGCACCTTCTCTATTGACTCATTAAATAATAAAGGACTCAATTACTGCGACCAATTCTTAATTGTTAATTCCTAATTCTTTCGCGCAGCGAAAAAAGTCACGACTATTCACTAAATAAAGTGGAGAAAAACAGCGAAATCACTAAATATAGTTAATTGTCGAATGGTGATTTTTCATCAAATGACTGTTTCCCAATCCTTTATCCGTATGGTATGTGTTTTGTTTTCCCTATGCCGCTATACCAACGTCACAACAAAACAGTAAGAAGAATGATAGACTTTAGCGTACCCACAAGAGAGCAGATTTATCCTGGAAACGAAGCGGCCTTTGACACATTGCAAAGAAGACTGGGAATGGTGCCGAATTTATATGCCACAATCGCCTATTCCGAAAACGGACTGAATAAGTACCTGGCCTTTCAGACCGCAAAAACCTCCCTCTATAACCGGGAAAGGGATGCGGTCAGCTTGGTGATGGCACAGGTGAACGGTTGTCGTTATTGCCAGAGTGCATATACGTCGATGGGCAGGAAAAATGGTATATCAGAAGAAGAGTTGATGGCTGTCAGAACAGGGAACAGCAGCCATCCGAGATTAAGCGCCTTAGCCGGCCAGACAAAGGAGATCGCGGAAAATAAGGGGCGGGTGTCCGTTGACGCCCTTGAGCGCTTTTTTGAGGCTGGATATGACAAAGGGAACCTTGTAGATCTCATCCTGCAGATCAGCGATAACATCGCCATGAATTATCTCTATAATCTTACCCAGATAGAAATAGACTTCCCACTGGCCCCCGAGCTGGTGGAAGAAAACAACGCCTGACCAATTTTTAGGAACCATTAACTACACTCTATGACAAAAACTAGTCGAAGTTGCATCGTACAACGAGCCTCAAAGAGCAAATCGGAACAGCCCCCCGCCCGGGAAGACAAGACGACCGTACCCTTTGAGATACATAAACTGGAAGATGTGGGGCGTAACCACCACCTGAAAGATGGTGAGCCGCACCTGCATAACAGTTTTGAGCTGGTATGGGTACTGGAGGGGAGTGGTGATTATCTAGTAGACAATGAGCAGCATGAGGTGAGTGCGGATATGGTGTATTGTCTGACCCCGGGGCAGCTGCATCAGTTCAAGCCTGATACCAGCACAAAAGGGTTTGTGATCACTTTCAGCCCAGAATTTCTGCTGATGCCCGAAGATAATGCCGCCCTGATATTTCACGCCAGCTCCTTTCATAAGCTGTCCGGTACTACCATTATTCAGTTGTCCGCCGACATCCGTGAAGAAATGGAAGATCTCGCAGGAAAGATGCTGAAAGAGTTTGCCAGTTTCCTGTTGCTCAGATCAGAAATATTAAGGGGATTACTGAACATCTTCATGATCTACCTTACCCGTCAATATCGCCCCGCAATGTCGCCTGTTATAAAAGCAGGCAACAAAGCATTGGTCAACCGGTTTTTCTCCATTGTTGAAAAGAAATATATGGAATATAAGCTCGTCGCTGAATATGCCGACGAACTGGCGGTAACGCCGAACCACCTGAATGAGATGGTTAAAAAAATGTCCGGTTTCCCTGCCAGCCATCATATCAGGCAACGGGTCATACTGGAAGCCAAGCGTCTGGCAACCTATTCCGGCGCCAGTATGAAGGAAATTGCCTATAGTTTAGGGTTTGATGATATCGCCCACTTCAGTAAGTTCTTTAAGAACTTCTCCGGCAGAAGCTTTACAGATTATAAGAGAGATGTCATGCAGCAATTTCTCAGCATATAAAACAATTAGGAATTAGGAATTAAGAATTAAGAATTAAGAATTAAGAATTTATTCATCAATAAGCATCCGCTTAATATACATTTGGCCGCAGGTTCATGTAGTTTTTTAGTGCATATAACAATTAGTAATAAATACAGCTATCATCAAAAATTCTTGCAATATGCAATAAGTATTACCCACCCAATTATACAATATATGACATGCAAATCACACTGTCGGCTAACCAATTCTTAATTCCTAATTCCTAATTGTTTCCTGCGGTATGATTTCAAGTCATAACATCTAATTTTGCATCAAGTCGCACCTATATGTAGCAAAACGTAACAACCCTGGAAATTTCCTAACTAAAAACTGATAATTTATGAAATCCCTTGTCAGAGCACTCGCTTTGGTGACAACTATTGCCGTTGTTTCCTGTAACAAACAATCCACTGTAGAAAAACTGAATCCCGAAAGCAACATTGCCGCTGCGGAAGCACAACCCAACAGAGACGCACAGTTACTGGCACAGCTTTTTGCCAGTGCAGGTCCTAAAACCCAGTTCTTCACCGTTCAGGGTAAGGAGAAGGTAACCGTTACCACCACAAACGGTAATAAGTATACCATTCCTGCCGGCGCGCTGCGCAGAAAAGATGGTAGCGCACCCACCGGTCCGATTTCAGTGGCTATCAGAGAAGTATTGAGTCCGAAAGACTTTGTGCTGAGCAACAGACCGACTGCTGCTGCCGGCGCTTATCTGCTGTCTTACGGAGAGTATTTTGTACGTGCTACAGAAGCTGGGGCCGACCTGGTACTGGCTGCGCCAATCGCCGTACAGACCGTTGTAAGAACCCAGGTTCGTCCACAGGAAAAAGTACCTATGTGGGATGGTGATACAACCGTGTACTACACCATCAATGGTTACAATCAGCTGAATCAGCCTACATCTGTCACACAACCTGCTTCACAGGATCCTGGTATCAACTGGACACAGGCGCCTGATTATGCCCTGTTCAATGCAACTACCGGTACGCTTGATTTCCAGCTGTCCCAGTTGTTGCAATGGAGGAACTGCGACGTGTTCAGCGGTAGTACCGGACCTAAAACAACCGTACTGGGTTATTTTGATGTATACAACAATGACACGCCTAATTCATCTCCTGAGCAGCCAAGTATGCTGTTCTTTAAACCCAGGAACATTAACTCTGTTGTTAAGTTCTTTAACATCATCCTGAATGCACCTGCCGGTTTTAACGGCTTCCTGAGCTATCAGTCAATTATACCTGTCGGACAGCAAGGTACATTCCTGGCCATTACTGCCCTTAACGGACAGTTCTATGCACAGCTCCTGGATGCGACCATTGCAGCGCCTGCCAGTGGTACTAACTATACACCTGTCAGCTTCAATCTGCAACCTGTCAGCGCTTCACAGCTGGTGTCCATGATTGCCGATCTGAACAACAGATAATCATAAAAAAATAGTGTGGCGTGTAAATGCCACACTATTTTACAACACAGACCGGCTGCCCCTTAATGCTGGCTGAGTAAACGTTGCAGGGCCTCTATACCGTCTTCGTTGTTTGGGTTTAACGCAATGGACTTCTGATACATAAGGATGGCTTCCTGTTTTTTGCCTGTCGCTGACAGCGCTTCCGCATAGCTGTCATATGTATTGAAACTGTCCGGGTACAACAGCATATTGATCATAAATGTCTGTACTGCCAGTTGCTGATGTGCCGGGAAAGAAGAAAAATATAGAAACTCATACCCCAGCTGGTTCATTTCTTTTTCGCTGAAATAGTAATGACTGGTATCGCTCTTTAAGGTATTCAGACAACTCACCGCATTGTCAAATCCATATTGGGTAATAGCCTGTGCAAATAACCGGACCAGCGATTGTCTGACATGCGTGGGAAATGCAGGTTGCTGATTCATAATACAGAACGCAGAGGTGACCACATCGCCGAAGGGAGGCCCGGGTGCATTGTCAAAAGCAATGATCGTCTGCCCCAGGTCTATATTCCTGTAATAAAAGGTCGCCAGACCAAATTTAAAACCACCATGTCCGACTGCCGTCCCGAATCCCGGTTGTCTGAAAATACCCCATCCCAATCCGTAACTGCCTTTCCCTGCTCCCCTCATCGTATCCATATGCTCCCATAAGGTATCGCCATTGTTCAATACAACAGGTGTAAAAGCTTCTTTCATTGATGCTGCACTGATCAACCGGCCTTCAAAGAAAGCCTTGTCAAATAATTGTAGATCGCCGCTTGTGCTGACGATATTGGATGCTCCGATTGCCGCATCGTTATTATAGGCAGTATACATGAACCGTTTCACATTAAAGACTGCTGTATAGACGGAGTCGTAAAGCATACCATAGACCTGCGGCGTCACAATCGCCCTATCTGCCGGCCGGAAAGACGAAGCATCACAACTGGTCAGCCGCATACCAGCCGGCTCAAATATATGTTGGCGCAGGTAGGCAGCGAAGGACTGTCCGCTTAACCGTTCTACCAGCAAAGCCAGCAGCGAATAGTTAGTATTGGAATACCTGAATTGATCGCCCGGAGAAAAATACAGGGCTGTTTTTTCTTTGATAAGGGTCGGGATGATAATGTCATTAGTGACGATCGTATCGGGATATGCCCTGATCAGTGATTCATAGAGTTCCAGATCAGGTAATCCGGAGGTATGTGTCAGCAGCTGCCTGATGGTGATATTGCCGTAAGGAAACGACGGAAAATAATGTTGAAAAGTATCATTCAACTGCAACAATCCTTTCTCTTTTAATTGCAGGACCGCGGTAGATGTAAATACTTTGGAAATGGAAGCCAGGTTAAACCGGGAGGAGTCATTATTGGGTCTGCCGGTGGCAATATCAGCCATGCCGAAAGAGCGCTGGTAAATTGTCTGCCCGTTTTGCGCCAGCAGTATATTCCCATTCATGTATCCCTGCTGCGCAACATGATTAAAGTATTGATTGAGTTTCCCTAACTGTCGCTGCGCATCAACCTGTATAGCACAGAGCAGGACGAGCATAAGGAAATTGGCGTGTTTCATAGTAGTGTGCGATTTGACAGCAATACTAGTGAACAGAATGAGGACTGCCCGCTAAATGTGACGAAACGCAGGGGATAAGTGATCAAAAGAAACAGCCCCCGTTTTTACACGGAGGCTGCCTGTATAGTTAGCTTATTGGGGTATTGAGTCTTTTTTCCAGGTGGTGTCTTTTTTCATTTTGTGTTTCATTTTCGATTTGTGTCTGGATGTGTCAGTACCGGGAACTGTGTCCTGTTTATACTGATCAAAAGAGGCAACATATGCCTCGTCGTCTGTTATACTTGCTGCGTACGATGGCGTTGTATTTACCCCGAAGTAAACAAATGCGCCAGATACGATCAGCAAACAACATGTTGTAAGATGCTTTTTCATGACTCGTTGTTTTAAAGAGAATTAATAATAGTATTTATTGCTAAAATCCTGCTTGATTCTGCGGAATGGGAACAAGACTATAGATCATGCTATTATATCTCATGAATAATTAAGTATTGAATATGGCTATTATGTTAATGTGGACTTCCCGATAAAAAGGGGGTAAATATGTATACAGGCACATCCGTGGAATCGGATAAGTATCGTAATGTAAGGATTGTCAGGTGATTCTGGATTTTAAATCATATATTTGGAACGGGCATAATCATATATAGTACATTTCGGGAATTCAGTTTTTATCGTCACAATTTTCACGTTTTACACGATCATTTAATCCATAAAGCACCGGCATTACCAGTACCCCCAGTAAATTTAAATTAACCTCTACATGAGATACGACTCCTTACCCCAGATCGAGGCTCGTTTCAAGAGTGAAGCAGCATCTCTATTGACGCCATTTTCCCTGCAGGTTCCCAATGAACAGTTGTTTCTGAAAGGACAATTGTACAAACCTGGTCGCAGCAATTATTTCTATCCGGCAACCCACAACAAGGAACGGATAGTATTGCATTTTACAGCCGGTAATCTGAGGTCCGACATGCAAAGCCTGACCACACAGGACAGACATGTTTCCGTTCCCTTTGTCATCGCAAGGGATGGTACCATTTATCAGTTGTTTCCTTCTGCCAACTGGTCCGGTCATATCGGTCCGGGACTTGGCAATCAGGGTACACAGAATGCACAGGACAAAGTAAGTATTGGTATCGAACTATCTAATTATGCCTATCTCGTACCGCACGACGGCGTATTGGAAACTATTTACTCCCGTCAGCCTGTCAATGGAAAACCTGGTCCGGTTGATGAATACTGCGCATTGAGTAATAGCGCCGCTTATATTAAGATCAATCAGCCATTCAGGGATCAGGTGTATTATGCGGCTTATACCCCGGAACAGATAGAAAGCACTATCATTCTGCTGCGCTATCTGACAGCGAAGTATAATATCCCGAGACAATTCCTGCCGGCAGATAAAAGATACACCACGACCAACGATGTACTCACTTTTAAAGGTATTGTCTCCCATATCAACTACCGCGCCTCCGGTAAGTGGGATATCGGTCCTGCCTTTGACTGGAACACCCTGATCAGTGGTGTTACTGCCGCTGAGTTCACACCTGCCACAACTGCCCGTTCATTGAGTTTTGCCGCCCGTGAATTATCCCCCGCTGTTACATCCGAAGCAGGTATCAACGCGCAGTTTGCTGATACAACAGGTGTAGAGGAAGGCGCACCGGAAGCTACCGACAATGAAGGTTACAATCCACTGAACTACGAAGGAAACGCTAAGAAAGATATTACACAGCCTAGCGGTAAGGTATACGCCTTACTTGCCGGTATCAATGAGTACGACAGGGTACGTAAACTGAGTGGTTGTCTGCATGACGTACAACAGGTAGAGAGCTACTTAAAAAACCGTACGCCGTTTGACTGCCGTATCGTGAAACTGACAGATGCAGCAGCTACCCGTGCCGGAATGGTAAAAGCATTTGAAGAACACCTGGGCAATGCGGGTAAGGGAGATACGATCCTTGTCTATTATTCCGGCCATGGTACCCAGGAAGATGCCGCTCCTATATGGGATGAAACTGACGGCAAACTGGAATGCCTGGTTTGTTATGATGGTGGTGCAGAAAAAGCAGCGGACTTTCTGCTGACAGATAAAGAGCTGCGTTATATGCTCGCAAAACTTTATGAAAAGACAGGTGCGCACATTGTGACCATCTTCGACTGTTGCCACTCCGGTGATAATACCCGTGGCCGCCTGGTAGACACCGCTTATAAGAATGACAAGGTAAATAAACGGATGGTTAAGGATACTTCCCGTTATTCCGGTGCATTCCCGCAACGTGAATGGACGGAATTTATCTTCGGTGATGTTATCAAAGAAGAGGATATCAAAGGCAGGAAGCCGGATGAATTTTTACCGGAAGGTATTCATATCCAGATGGCAGCTTGTGAAAGTAATCAGTCTGCCGTAGAGGTAAATGGCGAAGGCGTCTTCACCAAGAAACTCCTTGGCGCACTTGATGCCTGTACCGGTAATGTCTCTTACAATGAATTAAGCAGCCGTATCAGGCAATACCTGCGTTTCAGTTTTGAACAGACGCCCAAGATCTATGTTTCTGGTAACATGGACGAACTGCTGGCGCTCGGATTCCTGAACCGCAGTCTCAGTGATCAGACTACTATTGGTGAAGTAACTTACAACACCAAAGGCTGGCAGCTGAACCTGGGAGCTATTCATGGTGTGG contains the following coding sequences:
- a CDS encoding carboxymuconolactone decarboxylase family protein is translated as MIDFSVPTREQIYPGNEAAFDTLQRRLGMVPNLYATIAYSENGLNKYLAFQTAKTSLYNRERDAVSLVMAQVNGCRYCQSAYTSMGRKNGISEEELMAVRTGNSSHPRLSALAGQTKEIAENKGRVSVDALERFFEAGYDKGNLVDLILQISDNIAMNYLYNLTQIEIDFPLAPELVEENNA
- a CDS encoding AraC family transcriptional regulator, which gives rise to MTKTSRSCIVQRASKSKSEQPPAREDKTTVPFEIHKLEDVGRNHHLKDGEPHLHNSFELVWVLEGSGDYLVDNEQHEVSADMVYCLTPGQLHQFKPDTSTKGFVITFSPEFLLMPEDNAALIFHASSFHKLSGTTIIQLSADIREEMEDLAGKMLKEFASFLLLRSEILRGLLNIFMIYLTRQYRPAMSPVIKAGNKALVNRFFSIVEKKYMEYKLVAEYADELAVTPNHLNEMVKKMSGFPASHHIRQRVILEAKRLATYSGASMKEIAYSLGFDDIAHFSKFFKNFSGRSFTDYKRDVMQQFLSI
- a CDS encoding serine hydrolase domain-containing protein — protein: MKHANFLMLVLLCAIQVDAQRQLGKLNQYFNHVAQQGYMNGNILLAQNGQTIYQRSFGMADIATGRPNNDSSRFNLASISKVFTSTAVLQLKEKGLLQLNDTFQHYFPSFPYGNITIRQLLTHTSGLPDLELYESLIRAYPDTIVTNDIIIPTLIKEKTALYFSPGDQFRYSNTNYSLLALLVERLSGQSFAAYLRQHIFEPAGMRLTSCDASSFRPADRAIVTPQVYGMLYDSVYTAVFNVKRFMYTAYNNDAAIGASNIVSTSGDLQLFDKAFFEGRLISAASMKEAFTPVVLNNGDTLWEHMDTMRGAGKGSYGLGWGIFRQPGFGTAVGHGGFKFGLATFYYRNIDLGQTIIAFDNAPGPPFGDVVTSAFCIMNQQPAFPTHVRQSLVRLFAQAITQYGFDNAVSCLNTLKSDTSHYYFSEKEMNQLGYEFLYFSSFPAHQQLAVQTFMINMLLYPDSFNTYDSYAEALSATGKKQEAILMYQKSIALNPNNEDGIEALQRLLSQH